In the genome of Nitratireductor sp. GISD-1A_MAKvit, the window CGCAGGGTTCGGATGCGGTCGCGCCGCCCGGTGATGATCTTGTGCGGATAGGCCTGGTGGCCCACATCCCAGATCAGCCGGTCAGCGGGCGTGTCAAACACATGGTGCAGCGCCACGGTCAGTTCGACCACGCCAAGCCCTGCCCCCAGATGCCCGCCGGTTCTGGAAACCGCGTCGATCAACTCGGCTCGCAATTCGTCGGCGAGCTGCGGCAGCGCGTCCTCTGAAAGCTTTTTCAGATCGGCGGGCACGTCCACCGTGTCAAGAAGGGGAGTCTGCGGCGGCGATTTCACGCGCGTCACCTCTGCTGTTTGCATCACATCGACATAGAACTTTGATTATCCAAAGTAAACGCGATGCAATGAAACAGTATGGTTCTATCAGGGTATTGTTCATTCTGAAATGCGCGCAGTCTTTGCGCCCGCACCGCAGGGCACGGGCGCTATTCCAATCGAAAATGGTGAGGTTTTAACCCTGGTCGAGCGGCTCGCTGCCGGCAGCCTGGCCTTCACGTGACAGGCGGATCTTCTCCACCTTGTCTTCTGCGGTCTTCAGAAGTTTGTCACAGTGCTTCTTGAGCGCCTCGCCACGCTCATAAATCTTGATGGACTGGTCGAGCGGCACGTCGCCGCGCTCGAGATCCTCAACGATCTTCTCCAGCGCCTCGAGTGCCTGCTCGAAGCTCATGCTCTTGATGTCGTTGTTGGCTTCTTCGGCCATCTCTCATCCCTTCAACAAACGGCCCACATGTGCAGCGACCGACACGGAAAGTCCCTGCAGGTCGTACCCACCTTCAAGCAGGCTGACAAGCCGCCCCTGTGACAAACGGTCGGCCCGTTGCATCAGAACAGCCGTTGCCCAGTCAAAATCCCCGGCTTCCAGATTGATCTCTGCCAGCGGGTCGCGCCAATGCGCGTCGAACCCCGCGGAAATGATGATCAGATCCGGTGAAAACCGATCGATCGCCGGCAGAACCTTCTCCTCGAACGCTTCGCGAAACGCCTGTGAACCGGATCCGCTCGGCAGCGGCGCGTTGACGATGTTGCCGGCTCCGGTTTCATGCGCTGCACCCGTGCCGGGATATAACGGCATCTGATGCGTGGAGCAGTAGAGC includes:
- a CDS encoding exodeoxyribonuclease VII small subunit produces the protein MAEEANNDIKSMSFEQALEALEKIVEDLERGDVPLDQSIKIYERGEALKKHCDKLLKTAEDKVEKIRLSREGQAAGSEPLDQG